Proteins from a single region of Ascaphus truei isolate aAscTru1 unplaced genomic scaffold, aAscTru1.hap1 HAP1_SCAFFOLD_718, whole genome shotgun sequence:
- the SYP gene encoding synaptophysin — translation MDVANQLVAGGQFRVIKEPLGFIKLLEWLFSIFAFATCGSYSGQFSLSVDCTSNRNDSNLNIKVDFEYPFKLHQEYFEAPTCIGGATTKVFLSGDYSSSAEFFVTVAVFAFLYALGALGVYIFLQNKYRENNKGPMIDCIVTAVFTFLWLVSSSAWAKGLSDVKLATDPENLIRDEITACDKESKNICQELKEPIMSGLNTSVVFGFLNCIIWLGNVWFVFKETGWTAPFVKAPPPAQEKQPAPESFSQGQGFSQQDSYAQQGGYQPDYYAQQPDYNQQGYSQGGYTQQGAPTSFSNQM, via the exons ctcTTCTCTATCTTTGCCTTCGCAACATGTGGAAGTTATTCTGGACAGTTCAGCCTGAGCGTTGACTGTACCTCCAACAGGAATGACAGCAACCTGAATATTAAAGTAGACTTTGAATACCCCTTTAA GCTGCACCAGGAGTACTTTGAAGCCCCCACATGCATAGGGGGCGCCACTACCAAGGTGTTCTTGTCGGGAGATTACTCCTCCTCCGCCGAGTTCTTCGTCACGGTGGCCGTGTTCGCCTTCCTGTACGCGCTGGGGGCCCTCGGCGTGTACATCTTCCTGCAGAACAAATACCGCGAGAACAACAAGGGCCCCATGATC GACTGCATAGTGACAGCCGTTTTCACCTTCCTGTGGCTGGTCAGTTCCAGCGCTTGGGCCAAAGGCCTGTCTGATGTTAAGCTGGCGACTGACCCTGAGAATTTGATCAGGGATGAAATCACGGCATGCGATAAAGAATCCAAAAACATATGCCAAGAACTGAAGGAACCCATCATGTCCGGGCTCAATACCTCTGTG GTCTTTGGGTTCCTGAACTGCATCATCTGGCTGGGAAACGTCTGGTTTGTGTTTAAAGAGACGGGGTGGACAGCTCCCTTCGTGAAGGCCCCTCCACCGGCCCAGGAGAAGCAGCCGGCCCCTGAATCCTTCAGCCAAGGCCAGGGCTTCAGCCAGCAGGACTCCTACGCACAGCAAGGTGGCTACCAGCCTGACTACTATGCTCAGCAACCCGACTACAATCAGCAGGGGTACAGCCAGGGGGGATACACCCAGCAAGGTGCCCCCACCTCCTTCTCCAACCAGATGTGA